The following proteins come from a genomic window of Acinonyx jubatus isolate Ajub_Pintada_27869175 chromosome C1, VMU_Ajub_asm_v1.0, whole genome shotgun sequence:
- the LOC106974045 gene encoding UPF0729 protein C18orf32 homolog, whose amino-acid sequence MVCIPCCVMVLLWIYKEFLVPYICPLLSAFVSRMWPRKALLKSHDKNKGKADCKGADISGLPTKGPKEMSDKNKDLKGLF is encoded by the coding sequence ATGGTGTGCATCCCTTGCTGCGTCATGGTTCTGCTCTGGATCTACAAAGAATTCCTGGTGCCATACATATGCCCTCTGCTTTCTGCCTTTGTTAGTCGCATGTGGCCTAGAAAAGCTCTTCTAAAATCCCAtgataaaaacaaaggcaaagcaGACTGCAAAGGTGCAGACATAAGTGGACTGCCAACAAAAGGACCAAAGGAAATGtctgataaaaataaagacttaaaggGATTGTTTTAA